A genomic window from Gossypium hirsutum isolate 1008001.06 chromosome D12, Gossypium_hirsutum_v2.1, whole genome shotgun sequence includes:
- the LOC107945592 gene encoding cation/H(+) antiporter 15 — MLSDLKLMYTDLGKTALTAAVVNDLSCWCLLVVAVSLINGEKELYVAIPVLVGMTIFWFSLRPLIRKILRYISATSKEATTSDKHIYFILSLVFLSGFVTELCGAHSIFGAFMFGLMIPGGELGTTIMDKVEEFVVGILLPPIFLITGTRTNIQYIFADYSVGLVIAVVLLASSAKIISALLVCLYLKCPVRDGLALGVLMNTKGVLALIILNEGRNMKGFDQQTFSWIVVAIAFMTAIVGPIVSYTHKSERHLKYMDRHLEKCKTEAPIRILACVHSTRNLSAMITLLEISNATRKSPVIVFAVHLVELAGRASAMLIFHDKDKTADTGQTCSREKAEAEQIVSAFESFEDNNHGATVKPLTAVSPYATMHEDVNHFALDKIANIILIPFHRRSDPVGGWTEENVQHKLVNQNLLATSPCSIGLLVDRGLSSFAESQKGTQHECRIAMLFVEGTDDREALAYAWRMAGTPSVTLSVIRFVPGKDGSEFMENSGDNEEEPDIFTAMFERETQKQLDDDYINQFRFKTMHDQSIAYVEIQVNSGDQIVSAISSEFYDFDLYVVGRGHGSTSQLTAGLSTWSEFPELGVMGETLISMNLETPASVLVVQQSHPVSSGSKKFTSNSTKDVFGNKGVPAFVNHRKSVDGF; from the exons ATGCTTTCAGACCTGAAGCTCATGTATACGGATCTTGGTAAAACTGCCTTGACAGCAGCCGTTGTCAATGATCTCTCATGTTGGTGTCTTCTGGTGGTAGCTGTAAGTTTAATCAATGGGGAAAAGGAGTTGTATGTGGCGATCCCAGTGTTGGTGGGCATGACAATCTTCTGGTTTTCGTTGCGTCCGTTAATCCGTAAGATACTGAGATATATATCAGCAACCAGCAAAGAAGCAACAACTTCGGATAAGCACATATATTTCATTCTATCATTGGTGTTCCTGTCTGGATTTGTGACAGAATTATGTGGGGCGCATTCCATTTTTGGAGCTTTTATGTTTGGACTGATGATACCCGGAGGAGAGCTAGGGACGACCATCATGGACAAAGTTGAAGAGTTCGTAGTGGGGATTCTGCTGCCCCCTATATTCTTGATTACCGGCACCAGAACCAATATCCAGTACATTTTTGCTGACTATTCTGTTGGACTGGTCATCGCAGTTGTACTTCTGGCTTCCTCTGCCAAGATTATAAGTGCTCTTCTTGTTTGCCTCTACTTGAAGTGCCCTGTGCGGGATGGCTTGGCCCTTGGTGTCCTCATGAACACCAAAGGTGTTCTTGCCCTCATTATTCTTAATGAAGGACGAAACATGAAG gGTTTTGACCAACAAACATTCTCTTGGATCGTGGTTGCCATAGCGTTTATGACCGCCATTGTTGGCCCGATTGTGAGTTACACTCACAAGTCTGAAAGGCATTTAAAGTACATGGATAGGCACTTAGAGAAATGTAAAACAGAAGCACCAATTCGAATCCTTGCATGCGTTCATTCCACCAGAAATTTGTCGGCCATGATTACCCTCTTGGAGATTTCAAATGCTACAAGAAAATCCCCGGTTATAGTGTTTGCTGTTCATTTGGTTGAGCTGGCAGGGCGGGCTTCTGCAATGCTGATTTTCCATGATAAGGATAAGACGGCTGATACGGGACAAACTTGCAGCCGAGAAAAAGCTGAGGCGGAGCAAATAGTGAGTGCCTTCGAATCCTTTGAGGACAACAACCATGGGGCCACTGTTAAGCCACTAACAGCAGTGTCCCCTTACGCCACCATGCACGAGGATGTCAACCATTTTGCACTAGACAAGATCGCCAATATCATTCTGATCCCATTTCACAGGCGATCCGATCCAGTTGGTGGATGGACGGAAGAAAATGTTCAGCACAAGCTAGTGAACCAAAATTTGTTGGCCACTTCACCCTGTTCCATCGGTTTGCTTGTGGATCGTGGTCTATCGAGTTTCGCGGAATCACAAAAAGGCACGCAGCATGAATGTCGAATTGCCATGTTGTTCGTTGAGGGAACTGATGATCGTGAAGCATTAGCTTATGCGTGGAGAATGGCAGGCACTCCAAGCGTAACGCTTTCCGTAATCCGATTCGTACCAGGAAAAGATGGTTCGGAGTTTATGGAGAACTCAGGAGACAATGAGGAGGAGCCAGATATTTTCACAGCTATGTTTGAGAGAGAGACGCAGAAGCAGCTTGATGATGATTACATAAACCAGTTCAGGTTCAAGACAATGCATGATCAATCTATAGCTTACGTTGAAATACAGGTTAATAGTGGAGACCAGATTGTATCGGCCATAAGTAGTGAGTTCTACGATTTCGATTTATACGTAGTAGGAAGAGGACATGGTAGCACATCCCAATTGACAGCAGGGCTATCAACCTGGAGTGAATTCCCTGAATTGGGAGTTATGGGCGAGACATTAATTTCAATGAATTTGGAAACTCCAGCCTCAGTTTTGGTAGTGCAGCAATCTCATCCTGTATCATCTGGATCAAAGAAGTTCACCTCCAACTCCACCAAGGATGTTTTTGGAAATAAGGGGGTACCAGCTTTCGTGAATCACAGAAAGTCGGTTGATGGTTTTTGA
- the LOC107945593 gene encoding pheophytinase, chloroplastic isoform X1, translating to MFPFADNQRANFLSMEVVSLHSPPCCHLNRRLLVKKRSSRQQVKIPLCRKRRILCSKVHYRTESRALSNKDHSLLNGKVTRPSKPVEGFSGDSNGYVIGSEDEVGSMSGTGDSVTMVLIPGLPDESNGECGAPISSCFWEWKPKFNVHYEISGSQNVNSPPLLFLPGFGVGSFHYEKQLKDLGRDYRVWAIDFLGQGMSLPTENPTSSSKEEDLVWGFGDKTEPWATDLVYSMDLWRDQVLYFVEEVIGEPVYLVGNSLGGFVALYFAARNPQLVKGVTLLNATPFWGFLPNPIKSPRLARIFSWSGTFPLPESIRKLTEFVWQRISDPECIADVLRQVYADHSLNVDNVFHCILETTQHPAAAASFASIMFAPQAQLSFREALSRCDMNGVPICLMYGKEDPWVKPVWGLEVKKHVPEAPYYEISPAGHCPHDEVPEVVNYLLRGWIKSLESQGAAALPLLDDMQSENIQSSIAKDLEFVRQGSNKSVIVRFMGSSFSLWNRMESYFTSRFAKLETK from the exons ATGTTTCCTTTTGCTGATAATCAGAGAGCAAATTTTCTAAGCATGGAAGTAGTCTCGCTGCATTCCCCTCCATGCTGTCATTTAAACAGGAGATTATTAGTAAAGAAAAGATCAAGTAGACAGCAAGTAAAAATCCCTTTGTGTAGAAAACGAAGAATTTTGTGTAGCAAGGTTCATTACAGAACTGAGTCACGGGCATTATCTAATAAAGATCACTCTTTGCTGAATGGGAAAGTTACAAGGCCATCCAAGCCTGTTGAAGGGTTCAGTGGGGATTCTAATGGTTACGTGATTGGTAGTGAAGATGAAGTTGGAAGCATGTCAGGAACTGGGGATTCAGTAACCATGGTTTTGATTCCAGGGCTGCCTGATGAGTCCAATGGTGAATGTGGTGCTCCAATCAGTAGTTGCTTCTGGGAGTGGAAACCTAAATTTAATGTGCATTATGAGATATCCGGTTCTCAAAATGTGAATTCTCCGCCGTTACTCTTTCTTCCTGGTTTTGGTGTTGGTTCTTTTCATTATGAAAAGCAGCTCAAGGATTTGGGTCGTGATTATCGGGTATGGGCAATTGATTTTCTTGGGCAAGGCATGTCATTGCCTACTGAGAATCCCACATCCTCCTCCAAGGAGGAGGATCTTGTGTGGGGATTTGGGGATAAAACTGAACCATGGGCTACTGATCTGGTTTACTCTATGGACTTATGGCGGGATCAAGTTCTCTATTTCGTAGAAGAG GTCATAGGTGAACCAGTTTACCTCGTAGGGAACTCACTAGGAGGATTTGTTGCTCTATACTTTGCAGCACGTAATCCTCAATTAGTGAAGGGTGTTACACTACTTAATGCAACTCCTTTTTGGGGATTTCTACCTAATCCAATAAAATCTCCTAGACTAGCAAGGATATTTTCATGGTCTGGAACATTTCCTCTACCAGAAAGTATCAGAAAGCTGACGGAATTTGT CTGGCAAAGGATAAGTGACCCTGAATGTATAGCAGATGTACTTAGACAGGTATATGCGGATCATTCTTTAAATGTTGACAACGTGTTTCATTGTATTCTTGAGACAACACAGCATCCTGCTGCTGCTGCATCATTTGCTTCAATCATGTTTGCTCCTCAAGCACAGCTTTCCTTCAGGGAGGCTTTATCAAG GTGTGATATGAACGGCGTGCCTATATGTCTCATGTATGGAAAAGAAGACCCCTGGGTGAAGCCTGTGTGGGGTCTTGAGGTGAAAAAGCATGTTCCTGAAGCTCCGTACTATGAGATCAGCCCAGCAGGGCATTGCCCTCATGACGAAGTTCCTGAG GTGGTAAATTATTTGCTACGTGGATGGATCAAAAGCCTGGAGTCTCAGGGTGCAGCTGCATTACCCTTGCTAGATGACATGCAATCTGAAAATATTCAGAGTAGCATTGCCAAGGACTTGGAATTCGTGAGGCAAGGATCAAACAAATCTGTGATTGTGCGATTTATGGGATCCAGCTTCTCACTTTGGAACAGGATGGAATCCTACTTTACATCTCGCTTT
- the LOC107945593 gene encoding pheophytinase, chloroplastic isoform X2 encodes MEVVSLHSPPCCHLNRRLLVKKRSSRQQVKIPLCRKRRILCSKVHYRTESRALSNKDHSLLNGKVTRPSKPVEGFSGDSNGYVIGSEDEVGSMSGTGDSVTMVLIPGLPDESNGECGAPISSCFWEWKPKFNVHYEISGSQNVNSPPLLFLPGFGVGSFHYEKQLKDLGRDYRVWAIDFLGQGMSLPTENPTSSSKEEDLVWGFGDKTEPWATDLVYSMDLWRDQVLYFVEEVIGEPVYLVGNSLGGFVALYFAARNPQLVKGVTLLNATPFWGFLPNPIKSPRLARIFSWSGTFPLPESIRKLTEFVWQRISDPECIADVLRQVYADHSLNVDNVFHCILETTQHPAAAASFASIMFAPQAQLSFREALSRCDMNGVPICLMYGKEDPWVKPVWGLEVKKHVPEAPYYEISPAGHCPHDEVPEVVNYLLRGWIKSLESQGAAALPLLDDMQSENIQSSIAKDLEFVRQGSNKSVIVRFMGSSFSLWNRMESYFTSRFAKLETK; translated from the exons ATGGAAGTAGTCTCGCTGCATTCCCCTCCATGCTGTCATTTAAACAGGAGATTATTAGTAAAGAAAAGATCAAGTAGACAGCAAGTAAAAATCCCTTTGTGTAGAAAACGAAGAATTTTGTGTAGCAAGGTTCATTACAGAACTGAGTCACGGGCATTATCTAATAAAGATCACTCTTTGCTGAATGGGAAAGTTACAAGGCCATCCAAGCCTGTTGAAGGGTTCAGTGGGGATTCTAATGGTTACGTGATTGGTAGTGAAGATGAAGTTGGAAGCATGTCAGGAACTGGGGATTCAGTAACCATGGTTTTGATTCCAGGGCTGCCTGATGAGTCCAATGGTGAATGTGGTGCTCCAATCAGTAGTTGCTTCTGGGAGTGGAAACCTAAATTTAATGTGCATTATGAGATATCCGGTTCTCAAAATGTGAATTCTCCGCCGTTACTCTTTCTTCCTGGTTTTGGTGTTGGTTCTTTTCATTATGAAAAGCAGCTCAAGGATTTGGGTCGTGATTATCGGGTATGGGCAATTGATTTTCTTGGGCAAGGCATGTCATTGCCTACTGAGAATCCCACATCCTCCTCCAAGGAGGAGGATCTTGTGTGGGGATTTGGGGATAAAACTGAACCATGGGCTACTGATCTGGTTTACTCTATGGACTTATGGCGGGATCAAGTTCTCTATTTCGTAGAAGAG GTCATAGGTGAACCAGTTTACCTCGTAGGGAACTCACTAGGAGGATTTGTTGCTCTATACTTTGCAGCACGTAATCCTCAATTAGTGAAGGGTGTTACACTACTTAATGCAACTCCTTTTTGGGGATTTCTACCTAATCCAATAAAATCTCCTAGACTAGCAAGGATATTTTCATGGTCTGGAACATTTCCTCTACCAGAAAGTATCAGAAAGCTGACGGAATTTGT CTGGCAAAGGATAAGTGACCCTGAATGTATAGCAGATGTACTTAGACAGGTATATGCGGATCATTCTTTAAATGTTGACAACGTGTTTCATTGTATTCTTGAGACAACACAGCATCCTGCTGCTGCTGCATCATTTGCTTCAATCATGTTTGCTCCTCAAGCACAGCTTTCCTTCAGGGAGGCTTTATCAAG GTGTGATATGAACGGCGTGCCTATATGTCTCATGTATGGAAAAGAAGACCCCTGGGTGAAGCCTGTGTGGGGTCTTGAGGTGAAAAAGCATGTTCCTGAAGCTCCGTACTATGAGATCAGCCCAGCAGGGCATTGCCCTCATGACGAAGTTCCTGAG GTGGTAAATTATTTGCTACGTGGATGGATCAAAAGCCTGGAGTCTCAGGGTGCAGCTGCATTACCCTTGCTAGATGACATGCAATCTGAAAATATTCAGAGTAGCATTGCCAAGGACTTGGAATTCGTGAGGCAAGGATCAAACAAATCTGTGATTGTGCGATTTATGGGATCCAGCTTCTCACTTTGGAACAGGATGGAATCCTACTTTACATCTCGCTTT